The window CATCATCTGAAGCGTGTTGACCTTTTATGCATTAATTGTctgattaaaataaatgttcatGATGTGTTCCAAGTAATGAAGATATTGGTAAGCAAATAGAAGAGAGATTTCTAGTTAATCAAGATGTCGTTTATCTCGACTTTGTTTCTCTATGATATTATCTAAATGGATATAAACCATTGTTTCGTTTCGGATATTTTTGGTTGAATTCATTTCACTTCAAGAACGATAATTCGTCAAGAATCAATTAGCTAACTGTTCTATTGTGTGATGATCGTGATATTTGTGcatgaatttattatatatttggaaaatCAATTATGGGAGATCATATCAAGAATATTTGTGATAACATGCtctcatgaaaaaaaaattgtgacgattactcatttaattttatgatcatGAGAGATAAGTCGAGTGAGGCTCGTCTCCATTAACTATGTTAATACTCAATGCCCATCGATTGGGGTAAAATCTCTTAGGATTTCAACTTATGCCTCTTGAGAATTGATAAAACTCAATAAACACGAGttaattatccattttgaccacaaaaattacatattttaagGGTAAATACATGTatgtgtgagattccacgtcagttggagagaagaacaaaacattcattataaaggtgtgaaaacctccaCCAaatagatacgttttaaaatcgtgaggctgacggcggttttaaaatcgtgaggctgacggcggttttaaaatcgtgaggctgacggcgattcataacgagccaaaatagataatatcttcTAGTGGTGAACTTagattgttataaatagtattaaaGCCAGGTGAACTTagattgttataaatagtattaaagccagacaccaggtgCTGGCCCCTAGGCCACAAGAGGGAtgagttgtgagatcccctCTATTAGACGTGCtttaaaactatgaaactAATGATGATACATAACAAGCTAaaacgaataatatctactaatagtggacttgagttgtgaTAACGTATTCTCAACCATGATCGAGCATGAGataaaccataaaattttatctcAATTCCAATGAtactattattcttttaaaagttttgaatatGTTAAAAAGTGTCATCGATgcgaaaaaattgaaagttcaaagaaatgTGCTGACCCAACTTATGTGTTTAGCAGGCTCTAAGAATGAAGGTCGAATATCAATGACGAAGAACAAATGGAGGGAGCTATCAAAAATGGCCATAACGATCGTACCAAATAAATTCATCAAATGCTAATGGGTCACAGCTCTGCAGTTAGCTCTTTTCAGACTATAATGCCGCATTCTCTAGAACAATGATGTCAATTCAGTAGGAATCAGGATCATCTTTGAGACAATAAACTTCATCAATGTTCCATAAAAGCATATGCACAAGGTACATCGTCCTATCTTGTGATCACACCAGACGCTCGTTCGAGCTCTCATAGTGCCTCCCTGAGATGGAAGGTCTTAGCAATGTCTCTTGCATTGTCATATTCATTCAGCTCAACTAGCATCTTCTTTAATCGCCGAGCTAGTCCGCTCGTCTCGCTCTCAGCTACGCCTGAAATATGTTTTTTCTCCAATGTTCTTCCCAGTAGCATAACATAGTCTACCAATGGTTGCAACTTGTGActgcaaaacaaaaatgtatagAAGCTTATGGGTATCGTCTTTGTATGAAACAGAGAgataaattcataaacaaacGGGATGCAACTTAAACGCTAATAAGCATCATTCACGTGCTTATTCCCTTCACTGATATTATTTAGCAAGCCCAATTTCAAGTCCAAACAAAAGAGTGTATAAAGTACGGATATCCAAACCTGCGATCACCGGTGACGCCGGGGCCTGTCCACACTCCTGAAAGAGAAGCAATGATTCGCTCAGTTCTTGTGACTGCATCGTGTATGTTCGCTGTGATGCTTCTAACATGAGGTAGAACTTTCCCATATAAGAGTTCTTCAAGGGCAAGCTTTTCTAAAATGGGCAATGCAATAATTTCTTTCCACAAACATATGTTTCTCATCAAACGAACGGATATGCCAAACCGATAAGCTGCAATTCGAGCAGCATTTGGAACAGCTTTCATCACCAGTGCACTCCAAGTAGGAACCTATATTTTGTAAACATGATCCAACATCAGCAGATTAGATGAAATAATCCATTGAGAATTAAACATGAACGCATAATGGCTCACAGTAGCATTCAATTTACGCAGAAATGTTGGTTTCCCTGATAAGATGATATAAAGACAACCATATTATTGAAAAGTGCAAAACCACATACCGTAAGATCTTCAACAGCACTTGACAAACGGGTGCGAATAACAACCAATAATTCCGTAAGAGCTTCACTTGATGTTGGAACATAGTTAGTAATCAAGCTAGTAGCAAAAGCTGCATTTCGGGTTTCACGTGTGCTAAGCATGTCCCAACAATGAGCAATTTCATGGTGCAATATTGGAAGTGCAACCTTCTCAACTAGTTCTGGGACAAGGTTAGCATCAGCATCATTTGGAGCAAAATCACTACCATCTTCCGGCATACCATAATTGAACAGCAAAGAGTGcctgaaaattcaaaataaggATGGGTAAACGagcaatttaaattatgtaagAATGAGTTTAACTTCACTAAGAAAGTACCACAACCAGCTGATTGGAAAAATTCCACTACCATTCatgattatttttcatattgacTAAAGTATAAATGCTATGTATATAATTAGCACTGTAATActtaataatatcataccagtTCATGTCAAAAAAATCTGCATTTTCATGCAGGGGGTCCCACTTCAAGAGTTCCAATCTCACATAAGGAGAGAAGATAGCAGCAGTGCTTAATGACATATATGCGTCACGGTACGTTGCTGAATAATCTCTCTTCCATTGTTCAAACCTCTGTTTCACCACAGAAAGTTGGGAGAACTCCTCAGCTGCATCACTAAAAATTTGATCAGCAGTCTGAAGTAATAAATCATGGTTTGACTGGTAAGCTGCAGCCTCACTATCACTCTCATCAGTGCTAGACTCTCCTTCTACTTTTTGATGGCCATCAACTTCTGTGGATGCAAGTCTCTTGGAATCATACTTTGCTCTCCGGCGCTTTCGAGCCTCAGCTCTCCTTTTCATATCCATACGTTTTTGCAAATTTAAATCCCTACCAAATTCATCTACCTTTGTTGGTAGATTTGCCTGTTCCTTTGCAGAGGCAATTGCTGCCTGGGCAGCACTTGTGGCTGCAGCAATCATTTCATTGCTGCTCCCTTTCTTATTCAAGATTGACATTGCTGCTTTTACAGCTGCTTCTATCTCCAccatttcatcatcattatcagCTACTCTTCTTTCCACGACTGTAGAAGCCCGTTCTTCGTGAAGTTTTTGCATCTGCTCCTCAAGCTCCTCTATGAATGGAGCTTTATGCTGAAAGCACAGAAGCACACAAAGTAGTTAATTAAAGAAAGGAGACAAAACAGCTTGAATTAAAAAGCCTACCTAATATAGGACCTAACACCTCAGTGATGCAAAGTTGAGAGGCCTATATTTCTAGTTTACAAGCTATCCAGCAAGGGGGGAAAGTGAAGAGGAAGGCAAGTCTTAATAATAGAAAAGGCACATGCTAACCATCTAAATTACAAACATCCCAAATGCTCTTGTACAATCGAAACCCCTTAAATGCGTTAGTAACTAAACTGTATTGCAGGCACAAAGAATGTCTTTTTCTTCACGATCAAAAAATTTCATCCCCTTGTAACTCTTTCAGTAAAGTATCCCAGTCTAAGTGAAAGTCCAAGAGATGCAAAAGACGTTGTGAAACTTgtccaacaaaaaaagaataatcaaACATGACATATTATTCACTACAGCAAGGTTCAATCCTTCAATAAACTACCAAACGACAAActttggaattttgaggtgtggCTACATTGTCTATCATGTTTGATTCATGCATTCCAGTCAAAGTTGTTAACTTGGATGTCTTCAATAAAGTAATGGATTAAGTCTCCATAGCTAACTACCAAATACACTAAACCACCCTAGGTTGGCCCAATGGTCAAAAAGAGCCATGTACAATTAATAAAACCCCCAAAGGGAATGGGTTCAATCATGATGGCCACCTACCTAGGATTTAATATGTTACAAGTCACCTTGATACGAAATGTAGTAAAGTCAAGCAGTTGTCTCGTGAGAATAGCGAGTGCATTCAAACTAACGCGAACAGGAAAAAAATGCTACATTGAGTATTTTCTTTAACTCTATCCCTTAACACGTATGATGCAACACAATAGCCCCCTTTCCGTAAGAAACCAGgcaagaaaaatggaagtatAGACAATAGCATATGAAAAATAAGCCCGAACAAAAAAGGAGTTTGGccctaattacaaaaaaaggatttcaatccaaaagaacaaaactacactcataattataaaaagctGTGCGGCTGACGTCCCAAAGGAGGCGTTAAACCTAGCCACCTCCAAAACTTTCACATCATATCATTCGACCtctctaaaaataatattattccTCTCAATCAAAATGTCGCACAACATTGCAAAGAAGCTAGACTGCCACTATACTCTGCCCTTCTCCTTCAAGGAAGAATTCAAAAGCACCTCCTCCAACCAAGCCCTACTGTCTCTAACAATAGCCCAAACTGTAAGCTAGATATCCAAATGAAAAATCTATGGGAGAGGAAGTATCAAAAGGTAATAACACTTCGAAAACCATATATACATGGCATCTTCAAAGCATGACTGCTATTTAATTTCTACTCTGTCCtataatttttgttctctcttttctGTGGCAGACTATTCAGAAACTCATATATCTTACAAGTACGGTAACATTGTGTATATTCGTAACATAACAAGCTTTTTATTGCTTGGCCATATATATAGCTCATAAAAAGATACAACAGACAAAGGTGAAATAGCCAATTCTGTTGAGACTTGTCCATCTAACATGTCCATGACATACAATAATTGTTCTAATTTCACCTTCAGAAACAGAAAAGAGCAAAAGCTGCGGTTAACTGTAGCCATAGAAGGACTACTTTATATATCCATAGGAAGCATCAAGTTATTTGTGAAAATTAGAAACTAAAAGAGAACAAGGCTTTATCTAGCTTGTCGTATATTAAGTTTGAAATAAACCAATCATCATAAAGTTGCTACATGTTTCTAACACTTTTTAGCAACATGTACTAAACAACCAAATGTAATCTGGCTCTCTAATTCTAGTCAAACATgcatgaaaatcaaatttcaatttccataGAACATGTAGGATGTAAGATAGGATATCTGTACCTGCAAAAAGTCACAGATAACAGAAACGAAGTCACGAAGCTTTTGCATAAATATAAACTTCTCGCCGGCAGCAGAAAGAGACTTTTCAAGGGCTGTGATATTCAAAAGAGATGCAGACAAGTTTTCGTCGGTCTTCAACACAGATGCTGCAGTTCTTCGATAAGATTCCTGAGTATTAAAGAGGATGGAGGTCATGCATACACAGAGATCCATAGCCACAAGCAACGTTAATCAATATGCACTTCACGATAACACATTATT is drawn from Cucurbita pepo subsp. pepo cultivar mu-cu-16 chromosome LG09, ASM280686v2, whole genome shotgun sequence and contains these coding sequences:
- the LOC111802627 gene encoding transcriptional repressor ILP1 — its product is MSGSRARNFRRRADDNDDDDEPNGAAAPSTGVSNASSKTASTSSTVANKPKKANPQVPKLLSFASDEENDAPLRTSSKPANSKKPSSARLAKPSSTHKITALKDRIAHSSSTSASVPSNVQPQAGTYTKEALRELQKNTRTLASSRSSSESKPSAEPVIVLKGLLKPVEQISDSAKEGKESSSEDEEGGSNEKSAGSFRRSKEDALARMASMGIGRGKDSTGSIPDQATINAIRAKRERMRQAGVAAPDYISLDAGSNRTAPGELSDEETEFPGRIAMIGGKSASSKKGVFEEFDEQAIDGVRTNIIEHSDEDEEEKIWEAEQFRKGLGKRMDDGSTRVESSSVPLIPSVPQQNLIYPTTAGYNSVPSISTATSIGGSVGVSQGLDGLSISQQAEIAKKAMRDNMGRLKESYRRTAASVLKTDENLSASLLNITALEKSLSAAGEKFIFMQKLRDFVSVICDFLQHKAPFIEELEEQMQKLHEERASTVVERRVADNDDEMVEIEAAVKAAMSILNKKGSSNEMIAAATSAAQAAIASAKEQANLPTKVDEFGRDLNLQKRMDMKRRAEARKRRRAKYDSKRLASTEVDGHQKVEGESSTDESDSEAAAYQSNHDLLLQTADQIFSDAAEEFSQLSVVKQRFEQWKRDYSATYRDAYMSLSTAAIFSPYVRLELLKWDPLHENADFFDMNWHSLLFNYGMPEDGSDFAPNDADANLVPELVEKVALPILHHEIAHCWDMLSTRETRNAAFATSLITNYVPTSSEALTELLVVIRTRLSSAVEDLTVPTWSALVMKAVPNAARIAAYRFGISVRLMRNICLWKEIIALPILEKLALEELLYGKVLPHVRSITANIHDAVTRTERIIASLSGVWTGPGVTGDRSHKLQPLVDYVMLLGRTLEKKHISGVAESETSGLARRLKKMLVELNEYDNARDIAKTFHLREAL